In Leptolyngbya sp. KIOST-1, one DNA window encodes the following:
- a CDS encoding RNA polymerase sigma factor SigF — protein sequence MATQTSTIRSRGMELLMQYKQSPSVQLRNRLVQLNAGLVRKIAHRVSHQCSEPYEDLEQIGYIGLIRAIERFNPGQGCAFSSFAVPYIRGEMLHFLRDRGTTVKIPRRWQDLQKESQKLQLELMRTLGRNPSDHEMADALEVSVKEWREVKMAHKNRLPLSLDATVCQQVDSNITLGETLPDTHYQLMQALEEDRQQIQRALNQLEAKTRTAIEFVFFKGLSRKEVAEKIGVSPMTVTRRIQRGVDEMIAFLQPQELRTDP from the coding sequence ATGGCTACCCAAACTTCGACAATTCGCTCTCGTGGCATGGAACTGCTGATGCAGTACAAGCAGTCTCCCTCGGTACAGTTGCGTAACAGACTGGTGCAACTCAACGCGGGCCTGGTTCGAAAAATTGCTCACCGGGTCAGTCACCAGTGCTCTGAACCCTACGAAGATTTGGAACAAATCGGTTACATTGGTCTCATTCGCGCTATCGAACGCTTTAACCCTGGTCAGGGCTGTGCTTTTAGCTCCTTCGCCGTTCCCTACATTCGTGGCGAGATGCTGCACTTCCTGCGCGATCGCGGCACTACAGTTAAAATTCCCCGCCGCTGGCAAGATCTGCAAAAAGAATCCCAAAAACTACAGCTGGAACTGATGCGCACCCTGGGGCGGAATCCTAGCGACCATGAGATGGCCGATGCCCTCGAAGTCTCGGTTAAAGAGTGGCGGGAAGTCAAGATGGCCCACAAGAACCGTCTACCCCTGAGCCTCGATGCCACCGTGTGCCAACAGGTAGACTCCAACATCACCCTGGGTGAAACGCTGCCCGACACCCACTACCAACTCATGCAGGCCCTAGAAGAGGACCGCCAGCAGATCCAGCGAGCCCTGAATCAGCTGGAAGCTAAAACCCGCACCGCCATTGAGTTCGTCTTTTTCAAAGGCCTATCGCGCAAAGAGGTGGCCGAGAAGATCGGTGTCAGCCCCATGACCGTGACCCGTCGCATTCAGCGCGGAGTAGACGAGATGATCGCATTTTTGCAGCCTCAGGAACTGCGCACCGATCCCTAG
- a CDS encoding ligase-associated DNA damage response DEXH box helicase: protein MTADSRLTPVIDYFATRSWQPLTFQAQTWAAYLAGHSGLVQVPTGSGKTYAAVMGPVAEMIAAPAEGLQLLYITPLRALSRDIEQAIRAPIETMGWNLTVESRTGDTSSSRKTRQLKHMPNILITTPESLAVMLSYPDGAKRFGHLRAVILDEWHELMSSKRGTQAELCLGYLRSLQPQLRTWAISATLGNLEEAAQTAVGLGINPVIIRSNLKRETVITSIRPDSVDTFPWAGHLGLRMFETLVEALDLEKSTLIFTNTRNQAERWYQALSFALPEAAEKIALHHGSIDVKEREAIEAGVKSGDIRWVVCTSSLDLGVDFQPVERVVQIGSAKNLARLLQRAGRSAHIPEGTSEVFFLPTNALELLEISAFRRGLALGDMETRRPQQKPYDVLVQHLVTLACGDGFEPASTLEKLRQTVAYADLTEAEYQWILDFIETGGRCLGAYPRYKKVVREDGLCKVSDTKLARIHRMGIGTITSNTPVKIVYTNRKAIGTVEEALVSRLKKGDVFFFAGRQLEYFQMKDMVLYVKGTRRKSTVTPSWGGGQLAISDTLSHHLRQEVEWVRSLLKDANGMAFPQSAEFTADETLPSQALAVAASSITPLIKGGRGDRANAEILTIAPILAAQQRLSTLPSADELLVESCKTREGQHLYVFPFEGRFVHEGLGFLWGYRFARQKTATFTISVNDYGFEILGPKGYPYRDLFSSDFFSLENLADDIRASLNISELTQRKFRGVAQVAGLVFKGYPGSRKTSSQLQISTSLLYDVFTKYEPDNLLLRQAEREVLQDQLETHRLTQTLSRLDQRSVVWKDTKRPSPLAFPLLVERLNSRLSNETLLERIQRMKEQWDKR from the coding sequence GTGACGGCTGATTCGCGCCTCACCCCAGTTATCGACTACTTTGCCACCCGAAGCTGGCAGCCCCTGACCTTTCAGGCGCAAACCTGGGCGGCCTACCTGGCGGGCCACAGCGGGCTGGTGCAGGTGCCTACCGGGTCGGGCAAAACCTACGCCGCTGTCATGGGGCCAGTCGCCGAGATGATTGCCGCCCCCGCCGAGGGCCTGCAGCTGCTCTACATCACCCCCCTGCGCGCCCTGTCGCGGGACATTGAGCAGGCGATCAGAGCGCCGATTGAGACGATGGGCTGGAACCTCACCGTCGAGTCGCGCACGGGCGATACCAGTTCGTCGCGCAAGACCAGGCAGCTCAAACATATGCCGAATATCCTCATCACCACGCCGGAGTCGCTGGCGGTGATGCTGTCGTACCCAGACGGAGCCAAGCGGTTTGGCCACCTGCGGGCGGTGATTCTCGACGAGTGGCACGAGCTGATGAGCTCGAAGCGGGGTACCCAGGCGGAACTGTGTCTGGGATACCTGCGATCGCTGCAACCCCAGCTCCGCACCTGGGCCATCTCGGCCACCCTGGGCAATCTGGAGGAGGCCGCCCAGACCGCTGTGGGTCTGGGCATCAACCCAGTAATCATTCGTTCAAATCTAAAGCGCGAGACGGTGATCACCAGCATTCGCCCCGACTCGGTGGACACCTTTCCCTGGGCGGGGCACCTGGGCCTGCGCATGTTTGAAACCCTGGTGGAGGCGCTGGACCTGGAAAAGTCCACCCTGATCTTTACCAACACCCGCAACCAGGCCGAGCGCTGGTACCAGGCGCTGAGCTTTGCCCTGCCCGAGGCGGCCGAGAAAATTGCCCTGCACCACGGCTCGATCGATGTCAAAGAGCGGGAGGCGATCGAGGCGGGGGTGAAGTCGGGCGACATCCGGTGGGTGGTCTGCACCTCATCGCTGGACCTGGGCGTCGATTTTCAGCCGGTGGAGCGGGTGGTGCAGATCGGCAGCGCCAAGAACCTGGCCCGCCTGCTCCAGCGGGCCGGCCGCAGCGCCCATATTCCGGAGGGCACCTCGGAGGTGTTTTTTCTGCCCACCAACGCCCTGGAGCTGCTAGAGATCTCTGCTTTTCGCCGGGGGCTGGCCCTGGGCGATATGGAAACCCGCCGTCCCCAGCAGAAGCCCTACGACGTGCTGGTGCAGCACCTGGTCACCCTGGCCTGCGGCGATGGATTTGAGCCAGCATCCACCTTAGAGAAACTCCGCCAGACCGTGGCCTACGCTGACCTCACCGAGGCCGAGTACCAGTGGATTTTGGACTTTATTGAAACCGGCGGGCGGTGCCTGGGGGCCTATCCCCGCTACAAAAAGGTGGTGCGCGAAGACGGACTGTGCAAGGTCAGCGACACCAAACTGGCCCGCATTCACCGCATGGGTATTGGCACCATCACCTCCAACACCCCAGTCAAAATTGTCTACACCAACCGCAAAGCGATCGGCACCGTCGAAGAAGCCTTGGTGTCGCGGCTAAAGAAAGGGGACGTGTTCTTCTTCGCCGGACGACAGCTGGAATACTTTCAGATGAAGGACATGGTGCTGTACGTCAAAGGCACCCGGCGCAAGTCCACAGTGACCCCCAGCTGGGGCGGCGGACAGCTGGCCATTTCCGACACCCTCAGCCACCACCTGCGCCAGGAGGTGGAGTGGGTGCGATCGCTGCTCAAGGATGCCAACGGTATGGCTTTCCCCCAGTCGGCAGAATTTACTGCTGACGAGACCCTACCCTCCCAGGCTCTCGCGGTAGCCGCTTCCTCCATTACCCCCCTTATCAAGGGGGGGAGGGGGGATCGCGCCAACGCAGAAATTCTCACCATCGCGCCCATTCTGGCAGCCCAGCAGCGGCTCTCTACCCTGCCCAGCGCCGACGAGCTACTGGTGGAAAGCTGCAAAACCCGCGAGGGCCAGCACCTCTACGTGTTTCCCTTCGAGGGACGCTTCGTCCACGAAGGCCTGGGCTTTCTCTGGGGCTACCGCTTCGCCAGGCAAAAGACGGCCACCTTCACCATTTCGGTCAACGACTACGGCTTTGAAATTCTCGGTCCTAAGGGGTACCCCTACCGGGATCTGTTCTCCAGCGATTTCTTTAGCCTGGAGAATCTGGCCGACGACATCCGCGCCAGCCTCAATATTTCAGAACTGACCCAGCGTAAGTTTCGCGGCGTGGCCCAGGTGGCGGGGCTGGTGTTCAAGGGCTATCCGGGTTCGCGCAAAACCTCTAGTCAGCTCCAGATCAGCACGTCGCTGCTCTATGATGTCTTCACCAAGTACGAACCCGACAATCTGCTGTTGAGGCAGGCCGAGCGCGAGGTGCTGCAAGACCAGCTCGAAACCCACCGCCTGACTCAAACCCTGAGCCGGCTGGACCAGCGATCTGTGGTCTGGAAAGACACTAAGCGCCCCTCCCCACTGGCGTTTCCGCTGCTGGTGGAGCGGCTCAACTCGCGCCTGTCAAATGAAACTCTACTCGAGCGCATTCAACGGATGAAGGAACAGTGGGACAAGCGGTAG